Part of the Vitis vinifera cultivar Pinot Noir 40024 chromosome 13, ASM3070453v1 genome is shown below.
CATGTTCATAGTTTTGAACACTCTGTGGCTCTCTCCTGAGCTTGCCAGTAGTGCTGGCGTTACTAGACATTACAAGTTCCatgtatattttttcatatggctatctatatatatttgagTTGATGGATTAATATTGCTTATAGTtttgtttaactttttgttGGAATATTTCATAGATCAAGCTGCAGAATGTGACAAGATTGTGCCACACGAAGAGCATTGTGAGTGTGAATGGGCAGTTTCCAGGACCTCCCATCATTGCTAGAGAAGGAGATCAAGTGGTGGTTAAGGTGATTAACCATGTGCAGAACAATGTCACCATCCATTGGTAAGATGGCCTAATAgcaatttcttcattttctctacTTCAATTAAGTGTCTTAATAATTAAGATTCGCTTtcaatgtatatatatgtagCTAATTGTGATGGCTGATTGTGAAAACAGGCATGGAGTTCGACAGCTTCGAAGCGGGTGGGCTGATGGGCCTGCATATGTGACTCAGTGCCCTATTCAAACAGGCCAGACCTATGTATACAATTTCACCATCACTGGCCAAAGGGGAACCCTGTTTTGGCATGCTCACATTTCATGGCTAAGAGCCACTCTCTATGGACCCATCATCATCCTACCAAAGAAAAATGTGCCTTACCCATTTGTCAAACCCTACAAGGAAGTTCCCATCATATTTGGTACTCATCCATTTATCACTGTCTACTAGCAAGActtccaattatttttattttctgatcCAAGTAAATTCACTATCCACTGCACGACATTTTATAGGAGAATGGTGGAATGCTGATCCTGAGGCAGTCATCACCCAGGCCCTGCAGAATGGAGGAGGCCCCAATGTCTCCGATGCCTACACCATCAACGGCCTCCCTGGCCCCTTGTACAACTGCTCAGCTCAAGGTACTTCACTCTTAACCACCATCATCCATGTATATATCTTACTAAAAAGCATTCTATGCATACGCATGTATTTAACATTGATTTTGTATTGCACATTCCAAGATACTTTCAAGCTAAAGGTGAAACCTGGAAGGACATACCTCCTGAGATTGATCAATGCTGCACTCAATGATGAGCTCTTCTTCAGCATTGCCAATCACACCCTTACAGTGGTTGATGTGGATGCTATTTATGTCAAACCCTTTAAAACTGATACAATTCTGATCACACCAGGCCAAACCACCAACCTCCTCCTCAAAGCCAAACCCCACTTCCCTAATGCCACCTTCCTTATGGCTGCTCGCCCTTATGCCACTGGCCGTGGAACTTTTGACAATTCCACTGTCACCGGTCTCCTCCACTATGAAACACCACCCAAATCCTCTCCCTCTGCCTCCTCATTTAAAAATCTTCCCCTCTTCAAACCAACACTCCCTCCTCTAAACGACACTTCCTTTGCAGCCAACTTCACTCACAAACTCCGCAGTTTAGCAAATAGTCAGTTCCCTGCTAATGTACCTCAAAAGGTTGATAAACGATTTTTCTTCACGGTTGGGCTGGGGACAAACCCTTGCCCCCAGAACCAGACTTGTCAAGGACCCAATAATAGCACCAAGTTTTCAGCTTCGGTTAACAACGTCTCCTTTGTTCTACCCACCACAGCCATCCTCCAAGCACACTTTTTTCAGCAATCCAATGGCGTCTACACCACTGATTTTCCAGCCACTCCAATCTTTCCTTTCAATTATACGGGGACACCACCCAACAACACCATGGTGAACAATGGAACTAAGGTGGTGGTGCTTCCATTTAACACCAGTGTGGAGTTAGTGCTGCAAGATACTAGTATTCTTGGGATTGAAAGCCACCCCTTGCACCTTCATGGGTTCAACTTCTTTGTGGTTGGTCAAGGCTTTGGGAACTTCGATTCAAAGAAGGATCCTCCCAAATTCAATCTCGTAGACCCAGTTGAGAGGAACACGGTGGGCGTGCCTTCTGGAGGATGGGTGGCTATTCGCTTCCTTGCTGACAACCCAGGTTAGTACAACTTTACTCCTACACACTCTTCTACTATTCACAGAACAGAATTCATATTGACTAAACCAATTTAATTGTTGGTGAATGTGTGAATAGGTGTATGGTTCATGCACTGCCACTTCGAAGTTCACATGAGCTGGGGCTTGAAAATGGTTTGGATGGTAATGGATGGGAAACTGCCTAACCAGAAGCTGCCTCCTCCACCCTCTGATCTTCCCCAATGTTGACCTCTCTTTCTTCCTAAACCCTTTTGACCTCATCTTGGCCTCAAATGATGCCACCATTTTTCccccatttcttttttcttttaacttattAACGATGTTTCAGATTGATTGTTTGTTTCCTAAATGTGTTTTTTCTACATGTAATAAAATTGGAGAAATTTTTGGTAATAAAGAAATTGTTATTCATTTGTTtcatttgcttttcttttagCCCAAAAATGCATTCAGCATCACAAAAATTAACCAACCACTAATATAtaacccacaaaaaaaaaaaaaagaagttaaaagttaaaaacattaaaaaatataaaataaaaaatgtaaatgaaaatAGCCTATTAGAAATCAAAGAAGTCAAGCCCAAATCATGAGTACATGTATAAGCCATATGTTAGCCCACTGGCGGAGCCAAGTAAGGTTCGGGGGCGGCGGTGGGTGGGTGAGGGCGGGTGGGAGGAGAGGGGTGTGTGTGGGCATGTCCCCAccctcaattttccaaaaaaaaaaaaaaaatcccttttatgttaaaattttttaggaaaataaaaaaccaaagtgGAAAATTTGCCCCCGAAtatagatttaattttaaaatttttaaaaataaaaaataatggctaaatattattaccaaaaaataatttttattaattactaataaaatattaagattgaactaaaattaaaaaataaatcaaatctcATTTAATATtggtactttttttttattcaatctttttttatacttattttttacgATTTTGTTTTATTGAGCTTTaccaaatcataaaaaataatacctaTAAGCTATTATTGTCTTAGtgataatttaatatatgaaaCTATCTTATATTTAAGTAAAAGACTTCACTTTCAGCTatcttatatttagttatttgaaaaagaaaaaaaattaaggtatttatttaatatttatgaaaatcttAATGTCCACTTTTAAAAGTACACAGAAAAAGATTAGGCATTtgaatataaatacaaaaattgagactatgatataaataaattatatcaaCTTGTAAGACTGTGAGACCTTAAAATGCACACCTTTACCATTCAAAAactatcaaaatttataatgaaaatgattgaattctttaaaataatttcaagggTTTTTGctacaaaatgattaaaattattaaaaatttctaatagtttttctttctattttttatatcttttgaaattttccttGAAATGTTCTTGAtcatttttgtatataaaatctaaaactttttttaaatacccTTAGTACTATGGTTGTTTAATTTGATACATGTTTATAATtagtatttaaaattattttattttttaacaataataataattaacattaATCGCCTTAAATATAATACAACATTTTTCTCCTTGTCCCCCCCTAGAAAGAGTTGTAGCAACAACAAGAGGAATGCAAAAGTGGGGTTGCGTAGAAAGCATGCAACAGGTTGCCTAGAGACGTTACAGTAGATTGGTGAGCGATAAGCGCAATGTAATGGCATATTGCCAAGAGAACTTGGATGAGGCATGGTGCCACAACCTGAGTAAGAGTCCGAGTAGAACGAGGATTGTGTAATCGGAGTGGGTGACACTactattaaaagtaattttttgagAAGTGTTTTCTTCCCAAACAGGCCTTCAAAGGCCAAGGGCAGAGACAGTTTTTCTAGGTGGTACATGACCAGAGGAAGAAAGTGTCCAAACGGGActgtttcaaaaacaaaatcaactaGATTAGCAAAAGTGTAAGTAATTCACAATATCTATGTTATAACAAACAGGTGATGAGAATATCCTGAAAATCATTCCTTCTGTTTTTCCATGTCTGTATTCACAAAGTGATTCGTGGGGAAATCATCATGATATGATTCTGCATATCAAAGGGGAAAACACATTTTGATTCTGCATATCAACACATCTAGGAGAATATATTTCCTTACAGGAATGCAtacccaaaagaaaaaggttttCACATCCATAATAAAATACATCAGTAGATGCAATTTCAAGGATACAATTTTGTTGGGTGATTGATGAATCCAGTATTCTGTCATTTCTCTGAAATACAAGTTAAAAGAGGAGTGCACCAGTCCAGACAGCTTGTATTTGTCATATAGACCATTCATTTTGATCCATGGATGTATTTTGTATATATAGGTATATTAATTAGGTACATTGATGTATGGGATTGTTAAAGCAATCAAACCATGTAAGAAGCATCCATTCCACCTTGTCCATTTTCTTGCCAACCTGGTGCTGCTCTAAATTTACACACAGGACATGTTCCCTGTTGCCTTAGCCATGGGTCAATGCAGTTTGCATGGAACTGCAAAATAAAGATCATAAAATTGCATTACACCAAAGTATTATGCTGACACAAATGAAAGGCTGAACAAGATAACCAACTTgtcaaattaaatttgattccCTCATTTTAAATACCATCTTCGGGATATATTTTGTTTAGGTGGTTTTGTTCCAAATGCCAatgatttaattataaaaaaaaaaagtaaaaataaaaataaaaaataaaaaataaaaaatagagagagagagagagagagagagagagagaataggGTACCAATACTAATAGGTTTGATGGAAAAAGTAGGTACCAATGCTGTATGGTTTGGTCCAAATTGGAGACAAATATACACACTTGTATGCATGATTAGAGGTTCATGTTTTACTTGAGCTATTCCTCAAGTAATTGAAACTCTCAGATCAGATTTGGGATATTATAGGCTCATAGGACAGGCCTTAATCGGTTGGATGAGGTTATTTGTGATTATAAATGTGGGATGATGCAATCAATTTTGAAGAACTATATAAAATGTGAGGAATGATAATTGTACACAGTTCACAGTCCAGAAAAATACTTTCGCAATGGCTTAACATACCATCTTTTAAATTGCAGTTTTATtaggaggaaagaaaaataaataagtaaacaaTTTTATCAGGCTCTATATGGAAAAGCAGTCAAATTTTGTGGAACTAAAAGAGAAAACTTAAGTTGAGAGTGGTTAAGAACTAAGAGTCAAAGCAAGAAGAAAATAACCTGATGCAAACATGGTAAGCTACGGATTAATTCTCCCACATTAACTTGCTCCAAGCAAACACTGCAAGTCAATTCGTCATCTGGGGCCTTTGTGCTCGCAACCGCGTTGTTAATGTCTTGTTTCTTCTGCTTTAagagagtggtgaaattgatgacACTTTTTAACAGTGAATGTAAAttcaaaagcaaaagaaaataatagatTCAAAGGTGAAAAAATTGCAGATCATATCTGTAATATTAAGAATACAAGGTCAGTGAACTGAGAGAAAAATGATCCGCATGCCCTTATGTTGCATGAACAATTTTGAGTGACATACCAATACTGAACACCTGTTAGACTCAAAATATTGCATGACTTTGCCAATGTTACTCCTAACTTTACTTTCCTTTTATCCAAGCCGATACCATTAACCATGACCTGGCCATCAAGGCTGAGTTATATCTATACTATTATTTTCTTGGCAAATAATGGCATCATTAATCCCATGAGACTTTTACCCACTCATGAAGCAATTTCATAAGATGAATTACTAGTTAAACACTTCGAAGCTGCTGAATTCAATCCTCTGCTGTTTCTGGATTCCAAGAATCATAACCATACCAATACAACAAAGCACAATTTTAAGGAACCCTGGCTTTAGAAAGCAATTACAGATAAATATAAAGCCTATAGAAAAGCTGGCTAAACCTTTAACATCGAGGACTACCCTGTTATTCTCCTTAGATATTTAGTGAACACCAATCCACCTTGCTAAGTGATGTTCCTTAACTACCATCTGACTCGAGGTTTAGCAAGGACAGGAAGGCCCATTTTTGTCCTAGGCTGACATCATCATCTTTGTTTTTGTCTTAGTAAGTCATTTTTGTTGAACATGATTCCATCCTGCAAGAAAGTTTCCTTTGAACCATCCTGGGTCTGACCATCTTGCCGACTGGTTTGTGGTTTGTGTAGAAGAAAGTCACACCCTCAAATTCTGAATCTCCCATGGTATAAGAATAAAATCACTCTTAAAGACGTGAACCACAAAGGAAGGAACTAAATAGAGATTAATTCAAGTTAGTCAAGGCTATTTGTCTAATCATTTTCCTTCCAAGCTTCTGCTGTGTCCATGCTCCATTCTTACGAGTTGCAAAGCTCCTAATGGCAGAAGCTTTGCCTCAATATAAGTTATATAACAACACAAATTAGTTAACACAACTCTACAACTCTGCACAGTGCAGGAAAACCTGTCCTGGTTCTAATATTGAGAATCAGAAAATCACCCTCTGTCTAATTATTGATTAGACAGCGTAAGCAGGAGTATGATATGCATAATTCTTCCCATGTAGTTGTCAAATTCTCTTAAAATTACAAGAGTCCACCAAGTTTACTCTTTTTCTATACTCAATACTCCAATAATAGTCTAACAATCATCTCAATAACCAACTGAATTTCAAATTGGGGGTTCCTGAGAGGCATGTGCTGCATATGGCTCCTTAGCATTTTTGCATGAAGTGACTGCTCTTAAGATTCAAATCTTCGCGTTTACGCTTGGCACCCAGAGATGTTTACCAATGCCTCCTAGAGGCCAGAACAATTCACTGCCTTGACAATAAGAAAAGgcaattattttcatatacaCATAGGATGGCATATCTGCATACCAAAAACCCAAACCTCAGATGACATATCCAACAAAGGTTTTATAGGAGAATCTAATATAAAACTGGCAGACTATGCATAGAATGATTTGAATTCTGGCTATGTAATGTTTGTACAGAGGTGTAACAGTTTTGCACAGTGCTGCAATCGAAACTGCTCCAGCTACTGAATCCTACTTCAAACAGCAATTTTAGCCCTGGATCTCTCCACTACAAAGTCTTCATATTgcagtttttctttttttcttttttgaactctttaaagaaattaaatggTTTCCAATTGCCATTGGCATGGTGAAGCCATCTGATGCTCAGTGTCGGGATGAAGGCAACACATAGAACAAATATGGAGGGGCCTCTACCAAAATGGGTGACCACACCAGACCCTCAACTTCTCATAGAACTGCATGTCATGCTAAGAAATTAATCACATTCAGAGCAGATCAAATACCATGGCCAATTGAACAAGaataagcaaataaaaataattatacctCTAAGcaatacctatcaaaaaataaaatagaataatataaTTGAATAAACCAATCAAATCATGAATACAAGAAACCAAGAAAAGCTTGGGCATCTGCGTGTGTGAAAGAatgatagagagagagagagagagagagagagagagagagagatgggaaGGGAAGAGAGACAATAAGTAGCTTTACTAGAACATAATTTGGATATTCACTTTTGTTTAAAGGGCTGAAAGGGTGATTCATACCTCAGCTGAGGCCGAAGATGAGCCCTGTTGCATTGATGAGCCACCACTGTTAACAGAACATATTTTAGTCAAACCATAAAGATCCATAGATTATCAAGGATTTCAACAGTATATACATGGCCAATCAAGAATTTCAGCATTCAGCAGAAGCTTATAACATTCATTCCCAGACCTAATCATAGgacaaatataatcaaattaaactttaaattactgtggaaaaaaaaaattgtatcccAATAAGAAATCTAAAACTATGGAAAACCTGCCTAGGGTTTCCATAGTTGTAGTGCCTTTCTTCTTTGTCACAAAGGCTTTACTCTGACCCCAATGTAAAACAATCTGTGTTTGACCAATATAAAAACAGATCCAGGAAAAAAATTGACAGATGTTATACTTGAACCAAGCATTGGATGGCTAAGCTCTCTCTCCCTCCCCTTCGCTCCCTTCCTCTCTCCCTCTATCTCTCTCTGGCCATGACTATGATCTGACTGAAAAGAAGTGGCATGTGTGATTTATGTTAGTGAAGAATCTCTCTCTGGGTCATAAACATTATCTAACTGAAGGGGAGTTAGGACCTTCCGAATTATAGCACGCTTTAACCACTATGACCATTTCATCAAGGTGGAATTAATTAATGGATAAGAATGGAAtaaagaaattttcttttatgggtaaatagaaaatatatgaaagtGCCAAAAAAGAGGTGAACCTTAGTATATGGGGTTCAGGAAGTATAGGATGAATGCCCAAGCATGGctaaagaagaaaaggagaagacGGGACAAAGCCAGCCAGAAGACTTCAACAAATGCCACCTGAccaataaactaaaaaaacgaCAAACCCCTTTCTCAGGAGAACACCTCAACCTAAAGTATCATGATTTAAGTAATGTATCCTTCAACTTCAAATGTAGAAGCTCTGTCCCTTTAAAGATCTCccaatttctttcctttcagaTGCACCAACAAAACAGGCAGTGGAGCAGTACTCTAGGCCTGCAAAAGTACCATGCCAAGCCAAAAGGGAGCCCCTGAAGAAATATGACAAAACCCAACACCACAAGAcaagcaaacaaaaaataaaaaaaatatagagaatgaGGAGAGAGAATAGGACCCAAAGGTTTTATGCCACtgcaaaattgtttaaaatgtgACTCCCAAACTCTTCTTCCTTTCTGTATAAGCAACACCAGCTTGCCATGGTAAAACCCATGACTATCAGTTGGTCAGTGGagattatttttttcccaataCCTATACGAAGAAACTAACTACGAACAGTAGGAGAACAGTAGTCAGAGTTGGAAGAGAGCACCATGTAAAGGGAAGTAACCAAGAAATAACCTTATTTGAGAACCTCCAAACTAAAACATTCTCCCTTTCTACTCTGATAAGGGATGTGCCTTAGCTCAGTCTTGAGGACGGGATAATAGGGGTTCAGTGTAGCACCGGATGTGTCAGAGTAGTCCCTATAGATGGACAAGCCATTAGTCCAATCAAGGAAGCCTGTCACTATAGAGCTTTGTTTCCCAATTGGGACTGTTAATAATAGCATCTAGCCAAACAGCTGCAGAAGAAAGAACGACAAGCAAAGAGCGGCAGGGAATAGGCCTAAATTACTTTGTTATTCGCCGAGAGCAGCTTCCAAACCTCAAATCACTCTCCGAACTCCATTACCCACATTCCAGTTGGATGAATGGTAGCAATACAGAAAACA
Proteins encoded:
- the LOC100266810 gene encoding laccase-17, with the protein product MGASLLSSTAIFRVMFIVLNTLWLSPELASSAGVTRHYKFHIKLQNVTRLCHTKSIVSVNGQFPGPPIIAREGDQVVVKVINHVQNNVTIHWHGVRQLRSGWADGPAYVTQCPIQTGQTYVYNFTITGQRGTLFWHAHISWLRATLYGPIIILPKKNVPYPFVKPYKEVPIIFGEWWNADPEAVITQALQNGGGPNVSDAYTINGLPGPLYNCSAQDTFKLKVKPGRTYLLRLINAALNDELFFSIANHTLTVVDVDAIYVKPFKTDTILITPGQTTNLLLKAKPHFPNATFLMAARPYATGRGTFDNSTVTGLLHYETPPKSSPSASSFKNLPLFKPTLPPLNDTSFAANFTHKLRSLANSQFPANVPQKVDKRFFFTVGLGTNPCPQNQTCQGPNNSTKFSASVNNVSFVLPTTAILQAHFFQQSNGVYTTDFPATPIFPFNYTGTPPNNTMVNNGTKVVVLPFNTSVELVLQDTSILGIESHPLHLHGFNFFVVGQGFGNFDSKKDPPKFNLVDPVERNTVGVPSGGWVAIRFLADNPGVWFMHCHFEVHMSWGLKMVWMVMDGKLPNQKLPPPPSDLPQC